The following proteins are co-located in the bacterium genome:
- a CDS encoding mechanosensitive ion channel family protein: MEKYLNWTSELTMTALRSGIRIFIIILITVFILRLIRTLSRKLAGLVENKELDIEASKRAETLGLVIRHTLNVLLVAVASITVMSELGIEIGPVLAAAGIVGLAVGFGAQSLIKDIINGFFILAQDQIRVGDVVQVAGKNGTVEKVSLKMTVLRDVSGNVHFIPNGVIDTVTNMTKDYSRYLFEVGITYSQDVDRALEVMKEVDASLREDPEYGREIIEPLEILGLDRFAESSVIIRARTTTRPGKQWGVAREFNRR, translated from the coding sequence ATGGAAAAGTATCTCAATTGGACTTCTGAATTGACCATGACGGCGTTGCGCTCCGGCATCCGCATCTTTATCATCATTCTCATCACTGTTTTTATCCTCAGGCTGATCCGGACCCTGTCGCGCAAGCTGGCCGGTCTGGTGGAGAACAAAGAGCTGGATATCGAGGCCAGCAAGCGGGCCGAAACGCTGGGGTTGGTGATCCGTCACACCTTGAACGTATTGCTGGTGGCAGTGGCCTCGATCACCGTGATGAGCGAACTGGGCATCGAGATCGGGCCGGTACTGGCTGCGGCCGGTATCGTCGGTTTGGCTGTGGGCTTTGGCGCACAGAGCCTGATCAAGGACATCATCAACGGCTTTTTCATCCTGGCTCAGGACCAGATCCGCGTGGGAGATGTGGTGCAGGTGGCGGGCAAGAACGGTACGGTGGAAAAGGTAAGCCTGAAGATGACGGTGTTACGCGATGTGTCAGGCAACGTTCATTTCATCCCCAACGGCGTTATCGATACGGTTACCAATATGACCAAGGATTATTCACGCTATCTTTTTGAAGTCGGCATCACCTACTCGCAGGATGTGGACCGGGCGCTGGAGGTGATGAAAGAGGTGGATGCGTCGTTACGCGAGGATCCAGAGTACGGGCGGGAGATCATCGAGCCGCTGGAGATACTGGGATTGGACCGTTTTGCCGAGTCATCGGTGATCATTCGCGCGCGCACGACCACACGGCCGGGCAAGCAATGGGGGGTGGCGCGCGAGTTCAACCGGCGG